One window of uncultured Trichococcus sp. genomic DNA carries:
- the comGC gene encoding competence type IV pilus major pilin ComGC: MKSIKKTLKNKEAFTLMEMVLVLFIISVLMLMIIPNVANTKKSVETKGTDALAVVVQTQANMYELDTGTEAASFTVLNTEGYISAKQLTEADAKLTITAGEVAPIVPVETP; this comes from the coding sequence ATGAAATCGATCAAAAAAACACTGAAAAACAAAGAAGCCTTCACACTTATGGAAATGGTCCTGGTCCTGTTCATCATCTCGGTGCTGATGCTGATGATCATCCCGAATGTGGCGAACACGAAAAAAAGCGTGGAGACCAAAGGCACGGATGCCCTGGCGGTCGTCGTGCAGACCCAAGCCAATATGTACGAACTTGATACGGGGACGGAAGCGGCAAGCTTCACTGTTTTGAATACGGAAGGCTATATTAGTGCGAAACAACTGACTGAAGCGGACGCCAAACTGACGATCACCGCCGGCGAAGTGGCGCCGATTGTACCTGTAGAAACGCCGTGA
- a CDS encoding prepilin-type N-terminal cleavage/methylation domain-containing protein, which yields MHKNGFTLFESLLVLAIAAMILLLTPQLDTAADEFAFNLFLDDFLTELNTAQSYAVITGNGVNMDVVRPIGATHYAVFKDGAGSDRYINRKLLLPEGARVVQGYTGFIKGGSGYLQPNTIIMDTARYRYSITIQLGSGRYEVNKAKR from the coding sequence ATGCACAAGAACGGCTTCACTTTGTTCGAAAGCCTGTTGGTGCTGGCAATCGCAGCCATGATATTGCTGTTGACCCCGCAACTGGATACCGCGGCGGATGAATTCGCATTCAATCTGTTTTTGGATGATTTCCTGACGGAACTCAACACGGCGCAGAGTTATGCGGTCATCACCGGGAACGGCGTCAACATGGATGTGGTGCGCCCAATCGGCGCAACGCATTACGCTGTTTTTAAAGACGGTGCCGGATCGGACCGCTACATCAACCGCAAGCTGCTGTTGCCTGAAGGGGCCAGGGTGGTCCAAGGCTACACCGGATTCATCAAAGGCGGCAGCGGGTATCTGCAGCCGAACACCATCATCATGGATACGGCCCGATATCGCTACAGCATCACAATCCAATTGGGGAGCGG